The following coding sequences lie in one Flagellimonas eckloniae genomic window:
- a CDS encoding sulfatase has protein sequence MTRKLIVIIFLLSCNTVMVAQNKSSMPNVIIIFTDDQGYQDVGVFGSPLIKTPNLDQMAADGIRFTDFYSASPVCSPSRAALLTGSYPTRVGVPKVLWPNRPGGLSNQEWTIADMLKAQQYATACIGKWHLGDELHYLPTKQGFDSYFGIPFSNDMSVNPNCKVAENIIFREGMTLDSLREKKWRKSKVPLMKQDAVVEYPVDQTTLTKRYTESAVDFITENKDAPFFLYLAHTMPHIPLYASKGFKGKSKRGLYGDVIEEVDWSVGKILRTLEILGIDDTTLVIYTSDNGPWKLDNGRGGSALPLRGFKFQTYEGGMRVPMIAQWKGKIAAGSVCSQVASTIDFLPTIAYLTDGEMSGKPIDGKNIWKLLSGKKTKSPHEKEGFFYYKDTIAEAIRYKDWKLRVVKDKIELYNLSKDISEENNVAEGNPKVVRKLREKLEDFDADLKQNTHRF, from the coding sequence ATGACGAGAAAACTAATTGTAATAATCTTTCTTTTGAGTTGTAATACCGTTATGGTTGCACAAAATAAGAGTTCTATGCCCAATGTAATTATCATCTTTACAGATGACCAGGGCTATCAGGATGTGGGTGTTTTTGGTTCTCCGCTTATAAAAACACCAAATCTTGACCAAATGGCCGCAGACGGTATACGCTTTACTGATTTTTATTCTGCTTCACCGGTATGTTCCCCATCACGTGCAGCCTTGCTGACGGGTTCGTACCCTACTAGAGTTGGAGTACCCAAGGTGCTATGGCCAAATAGGCCTGGAGGATTGTCCAACCAGGAATGGACTATAGCGGATATGCTCAAAGCCCAGCAATATGCTACGGCTTGCATAGGTAAATGGCATTTAGGGGATGAGCTACACTATTTGCCAACAAAACAAGGTTTCGACTCATATTTTGGAATCCCCTTCAGCAATGATATGTCAGTTAACCCAAATTGCAAGGTAGCGGAAAACATTATTTTTAGGGAAGGAATGACTTTGGATAGTCTTCGTGAGAAAAAGTGGCGTAAAAGTAAAGTTCCACTAATGAAGCAAGATGCGGTAGTAGAATATCCAGTAGACCAAACCACACTTACAAAGCGTTACACGGAAAGTGCAGTTGATTTTATAACTGAAAACAAAGACGCCCCCTTCTTTTTATACTTGGCCCATACAATGCCCCACATTCCTCTGTATGCCTCCAAAGGTTTTAAGGGAAAAAGTAAAAGAGGTCTATATGGTGATGTTATTGAAGAAGTAGATTGGAGCGTAGGTAAAATTTTAAGGACTTTGGAAATTTTGGGCATTGATGATACTACGCTGGTCATCTATACTTCGGATAATGGTCCATGGAAATTGGACAACGGTCGTGGTGGTAGTGCTTTGCCATTAAGAGGATTTAAATTTCAAACGTATGAAGGTGGTATGCGTGTACCCATGATTGCTCAATGGAAAGGAAAAATAGCTGCAGGGAGTGTGTGCAGTCAAGTTGCTTCTACCATAGATTTTCTGCCTACCATAGCTTATTTAACCGATGGTGAAATGTCGGGTAAACCCATAGATGGAAAGAATATTTGGAAATTATTATCAGGTAAGAAGACAAAATCACCTCATGAAAAAGAAGGCTTTTTCTATTATAAGGACACAATTGCCGAGGCTATACGATATAAAGACTGGAAGCTACGCGTAGTAAAAGATAAAATAGAATTATACAATCTGTCCAAAGATATTTCAGAAGAAAATAATGTTGCGGAAGGCAATCCTAAAGTAGTAAGAAAATTACGTGAAAAACTCGAGGATTTTGATGCCGATTTAAAACAAAATACACATCGATTTTAA
- a CDS encoding glycoside hydrolase family 3 N-terminal domain-containing protein: MEYLKKIVIITFSGLCIWACSKKSNDENLGYKNPKLSVQERVDDLMGRMTLEEKFWQMFMIPGDLSIGKDKLKHGIFGFQISSKGKNDNAAEQIMDYGSTGSAEQMAQDINEIQRYFLEESRLGIPIIPFNEALHGLARDGATAYPQAIALAATWDTTLVGKVAKAITKETKTRGIRQILSPVLNIARDVRWGRTEETYGEDPYLTTQMASAFIGAFEREDVITTPKHFVANVGAGGRDSYPISFNERLLEEVYFPAFKTVFQKTGARSVMTSYNSVDGTPCTSNEWLLSKKLKEEWGFDGFVISDAGATGGANVLHFTAKDYAEATEDAVEAGLDVMFQTNYNHKPLFWEAFENGMVDEKAIDEAVRRILKVKFELGLFENPYVDVEEAAKWNGHKTHRELARTAASKSMVLLQNNDNVLPLEKSMKVALIGYDAKAARLGGYSGPGNDKVSVYDGIINKIGEANVSYAEGVPFKEQSYKVVASDFLSNTKHGKEEVGLQAEYFDNIKLSGEAKVERIDKKIQFGWTLFSPHKDLPYDWFSARWTGKLKAPETGVFNIGIEGNDGYRLYLDDELLIDNWQKQSYNTIVKPFKFQAGKTYDIKLEYFESAGNAKFKMIWDYGVEDMVDEQIGNAVAIAKQSDIAVVVAGIHEGEFQDRALLDLPGHQEALIKAVAKTGKPTVVILVGGSAITMANWKPNVDGIVMSWYSGENGGNGLADILFGDENPAGRLPITFPVDAAQCPLYYNNKPTGRGDNYHNLTGQPLFPFGFGLSYTTFEYSNLEFSKNNIATSETVQVSCMVKNTGEIDGDEVIQLYIRDELASVVRPIKELKGFQRISLKAGEQKQVTFQIGPEELSMLDKDLKRVVESGDFRIMIGASSKDIRLRGKLHVN; encoded by the coding sequence TTGGAGTACTTAAAAAAGATAGTGATAATCACCTTTTCAGGCTTGTGCATATGGGCATGTTCCAAGAAATCGAACGATGAAAATCTAGGGTATAAAAACCCAAAACTTTCGGTACAGGAACGTGTAGACGATCTTATGGGAAGAATGACTCTGGAAGAAAAGTTCTGGCAAATGTTTATGATTCCCGGCGATTTAAGCATTGGCAAGGACAAGCTTAAACACGGCATTTTCGGGTTTCAAATATCATCTAAAGGAAAGAATGACAATGCCGCAGAACAAATCATGGATTATGGTTCCACGGGAAGTGCCGAACAAATGGCTCAGGATATCAACGAAATTCAACGTTATTTTTTGGAAGAATCACGTTTGGGCATACCCATAATCCCATTTAATGAAGCCTTACATGGTTTGGCACGTGATGGGGCAACAGCATACCCACAAGCCATAGCCCTTGCTGCAACCTGGGACACCACTTTGGTGGGTAAGGTAGCCAAGGCCATTACCAAAGAGACTAAAACAAGAGGGATACGTCAAATTCTATCACCAGTATTAAACATTGCACGTGATGTACGTTGGGGGCGTACCGAAGAAACTTATGGGGAAGACCCGTATTTGACCACGCAAATGGCATCGGCATTTATTGGAGCTTTTGAACGGGAGGATGTTATTACAACACCAAAACATTTTGTGGCCAATGTGGGAGCTGGGGGCCGGGACAGTTACCCTATCAGCTTTAACGAGCGTTTATTGGAAGAAGTCTACTTTCCAGCATTTAAAACGGTATTCCAAAAAACAGGCGCGCGGTCTGTAATGACCTCTTATAATTCTGTTGATGGCACACCATGTACTTCCAACGAATGGTTACTGAGTAAAAAACTGAAAGAAGAATGGGGTTTTGATGGTTTTGTGATTTCCGATGCAGGAGCAACAGGAGGCGCCAATGTATTACATTTTACAGCTAAAGATTATGCCGAAGCTACAGAGGATGCCGTGGAAGCGGGATTGGATGTTATGTTTCAAACCAATTACAATCATAAACCATTGTTTTGGGAAGCTTTTGAAAATGGAATGGTAGATGAAAAGGCCATAGATGAAGCCGTTAGGCGTATTTTAAAAGTGAAGTTTGAATTGGGCCTATTTGAAAATCCTTATGTTGATGTTGAAGAAGCTGCTAAATGGAACGGACATAAAACTCATCGTGAATTAGCCAGAACAGCTGCATCTAAATCTATGGTATTGTTACAAAATAACGATAACGTATTGCCATTAGAAAAATCAATGAAAGTAGCATTGATTGGTTATGATGCTAAAGCAGCACGTTTAGGGGGCTATAGTGGTCCAGGTAATGATAAAGTGTCCGTGTATGATGGTATAATCAATAAAATTGGGGAAGCAAATGTATCATATGCAGAAGGTGTGCCATTTAAAGAACAATCGTACAAAGTAGTTGCATCAGACTTTTTATCAAATACAAAACACGGAAAAGAAGAAGTTGGTTTACAAGCAGAATATTTTGATAATATAAAATTAAGTGGAGAAGCTAAAGTAGAACGCATTGATAAGAAAATTCAATTTGGTTGGACCCTCTTTTCTCCACATAAAGATTTGCCGTATGATTGGTTTTCAGCAAGATGGACAGGGAAATTAAAAGCTCCAGAAACAGGTGTTTTCAATATTGGTATCGAGGGAAATGACGGCTATCGTTTGTACTTGGATGACGAGTTGCTTATTGATAACTGGCAAAAACAATCTTATAATACTATTGTAAAACCATTCAAGTTTCAGGCAGGAAAAACCTACGACATCAAACTAGAGTATTTTGAATCGGCAGGAAATGCAAAATTCAAAATGATTTGGGATTACGGTGTAGAAGATATGGTTGATGAACAAATTGGCAACGCAGTTGCAATCGCTAAACAAAGTGATATTGCTGTAGTAGTAGCAGGAATTCACGAAGGCGAATTTCAAGATAGGGCCTTATTAGACCTTCCAGGACATCAAGAAGCCTTAATTAAAGCAGTTGCTAAAACAGGCAAACCAACAGTTGTTATATTAGTTGGTGGTAGTGCCATAACTATGGCTAATTGGAAGCCCAATGTAGATGGTATTGTAATGTCTTGGTATTCTGGTGAAAATGGAGGAAACGGATTGGCAGATATACTGTTTGGGGATGAAAATCCTGCAGGACGTTTACCCATTACATTTCCAGTTGATGCAGCACAATGTCCATTGTATTATAACAATAAGCCCACAGGACGGGGTGATAATTACCATAATCTTACCGGGCAACCGTTGTTCCCATTTGGTTTTGGGTTGAGTTATACCACTTTCGAATATTCCAATTTAGAATTCAGTAAAAATAATATCGCAACTAGCGAAACGGTCCAAGTTTCGTGTATGGTAAAGAATACTGGAGAAATTGATGGTGATGAGGTCATTCAACTATACATTCGAGATGAATTGGCTTCAGTAGTACGTCCCATTAAAGAACTTAAAGGCTTTCAAAGAATTTCGCTAAAAGCAGGAGAACAAAAACAAGTAACTTTTCAAATAGGACCAGAAGAACTCTCTATGTTGGATAAAGATTTAAAACGAGTTGTAGAATCTGGAGATTTTAGAATTATGATTGGGGCATCATCAAAAGATATAAGGTTAAGAGGGAAATTGCATGTGAATTAA
- a CDS encoding GH92 family glycosyl hydrolase has product MGIRKLNLGFLATIYWLVVFANSCTPSVQQKQPVDYINPIIGAVTYGKKTKDTHGFGKTFPGAATPFGLVQLSPDTFTGGDNGSGYSYEHETLEGFSFTHMSGVGWFGDLGNFLVTPTTGKLKTNRGFPKNPEGGYRSRFSHETEVTKAGYYAVTLDDYHVKAELTAAPRAGIIRFTFPENDSSRIQIDLSRRVGGTSTEQYIKVVNENAISGWMKCPPEGGGWGAGAGNADYTVYFYCQFSKPLKDYGFWSANIPDVPRKMRFIRQDDYQLAVENAQIFEGKKELQGKHIGFYTNFSTTEGEQVLVKSGISFVNEEGAKANLEHDIDHWDFDKVSEDAHILWNDSIKDISVTGATEVEKTIFYTALYHTMIDPRTFSDVNGNYIGADKKVHQTKDFTYRTIFSGWDVFRSQFPLQTIINPKLVNDEVNSLLQMAELSGREYLPRWEMLNSYSGCMLGNPAVSVINDAYQKGIRNYDIEKAFQYSLNTVNNTGNGELGYAHKHISKTLEYAYSDWALATFAKSLGKKEIAEEYFKKSKNYANIWNDEVNWFRAKDSTGNWLEWKGKTVHGQGCIESNPYQQGWFVPHDIEGLKTLMGGKEAFKNELISFFENTPEDFLWNNYYNHPNEPVHHVPFMLNTAGVPHLTQKWTRKICESAYGTDAYGLCGNEDVGQMSAWYVLASMGIHPINPGDNVYQITSPVFNEIEIKLDQDYYSGKKFKIQANNNSKDNIYIQSIKLNGKPLDRFWITHQEIVKGGILEMEMGPEPIIN; this is encoded by the coding sequence ATGGGGATACGGAAATTAAATTTGGGATTTTTGGCTACCATTTATTGGCTGGTAGTTTTTGCCAATTCCTGTACTCCAAGTGTCCAGCAAAAACAGCCTGTGGATTATATCAATCCTATTATTGGAGCGGTTACCTATGGTAAAAAGACAAAAGATACACATGGTTTTGGAAAAACATTTCCTGGGGCGGCCACGCCTTTTGGCTTAGTACAGCTAAGTCCAGATACCTTTACAGGAGGTGACAATGGTTCGGGGTATTCATATGAACACGAAACTTTGGAGGGTTTTAGCTTTACACATATGAGTGGTGTGGGATGGTTTGGGGATTTAGGAAACTTTTTAGTTACACCAACAACAGGGAAGTTAAAAACAAATAGAGGTTTTCCCAAGAATCCCGAAGGCGGGTATCGTTCCCGATTTTCACACGAGACAGAAGTCACAAAAGCGGGTTATTATGCTGTTACGCTGGATGATTATCATGTGAAAGCAGAATTGACAGCTGCACCAAGGGCGGGGATTATACGTTTTACCTTCCCCGAAAATGATAGCTCCAGAATACAAATAGATCTATCCCGAAGGGTGGGAGGAACGTCCACAGAGCAGTATATCAAAGTTGTAAATGAAAATGCCATTTCTGGTTGGATGAAATGTCCACCCGAAGGAGGAGGCTGGGGTGCTGGGGCCGGAAATGCCGATTACACAGTCTATTTTTATTGCCAGTTCAGTAAACCACTTAAGGATTATGGATTTTGGAGTGCCAATATTCCTGATGTGCCCCGAAAAATGCGCTTTATAAGGCAAGATGACTATCAACTAGCTGTGGAAAATGCCCAAATTTTTGAAGGCAAAAAGGAACTTCAAGGAAAACATATAGGGTTTTATACCAATTTCAGTACCACGGAAGGGGAACAGGTTTTGGTAAAGAGTGGTATTTCATTTGTAAATGAGGAAGGAGCAAAGGCAAACTTGGAGCATGACATTGACCATTGGGATTTTGATAAAGTCAGTGAAGATGCGCACATTTTGTGGAATGACTCTATAAAAGATATTTCTGTTACAGGGGCAACCGAGGTAGAAAAAACTATTTTTTATACCGCCCTATACCATACCATGATAGATCCACGTACATTTTCAGATGTTAATGGGAATTATATTGGTGCTGATAAAAAAGTACATCAAACCAAAGACTTTACCTATAGAACCATTTTTAGTGGCTGGGATGTATTTCGGTCGCAATTCCCCTTACAGACAATAATCAACCCAAAATTGGTAAATGATGAGGTCAATTCCTTATTACAGATGGCTGAGTTAAGCGGACGCGAATACCTGCCTAGATGGGAAATGTTGAATTCCTATTCGGGGTGTATGCTGGGGAATCCTGCCGTTTCCGTAATCAATGATGCTTATCAAAAAGGAATTCGGAATTATGATATAGAGAAGGCTTTTCAATATTCTTTAAATACGGTCAACAATACTGGAAATGGTGAATTGGGATATGCCCATAAGCACATTTCCAAAACCTTGGAATATGCATATTCGGATTGGGCACTGGCAACATTTGCAAAATCTCTGGGTAAAAAAGAAATTGCAGAGGAGTACTTTAAGAAAAGTAAGAACTATGCTAATATTTGGAATGATGAAGTAAATTGGTTTAGAGCTAAGGACAGCACTGGAAATTGGTTGGAATGGAAAGGAAAAACTGTTCACGGACAGGGGTGTATCGAAAGCAACCCCTACCAACAAGGATGGTTTGTACCCCATGATATTGAAGGTTTAAAAACTTTGATGGGAGGTAAGGAAGCCTTTAAAAATGAACTTATTTCTTTCTTTGAAAATACTCCGGAAGATTTCCTTTGGAATAACTATTACAATCATCCAAATGAACCAGTGCACCATGTTCCATTTATGCTAAATACCGCTGGAGTTCCACATTTGACCCAAAAATGGACACGGAAAATATGCGAATCCGCCTATGGAACAGACGCGTACGGTTTGTGTGGCAATGAAGATGTAGGACAAATGTCCGCATGGTATGTGTTGGCCTCAATGGGAATTCACCCCATAAACCCTGGGGATAATGTATATCAAATTACAAGTCCGGTTTTCAATGAAATCGAAATAAAATTAGACCAAGATTATTATTCAGGAAAGAAATTTAAAATCCAAGCAAATAACAATTCCAAAGACAATATCTATATCCAATCGATAAAACTGAATGGAAAACCCTTGGACCGCTTTTGGATTACACACCAAGAAATTGTTAAGGGTGGAATTTTAGAAATGGAGATGGGGCCAGAACCTATCATAAATTAA